A portion of the Fulvia fulva chromosome 1, complete sequence genome contains these proteins:
- a CDS encoding Psi-producing oxygenase A, with protein sequence MAPGIKSIIGHIKRKPSSAPDRKSGNEAASAPKVEKTSVLHDLTHLNMKDAKTLASALPALASGDPLDDKDLMLENGVAMLQSLPANSGLSAATSDAFIKMLYHDLPHPSTTMAGPTSKYRRHDGGNNNPWNPEMGKAGTPYARNVPPNKPKGPNLPDPELVFEQLMKRKGPFREHPSGLNRLFFSFATIVIHECFQTKRKEPWINETSSYVDLSTLYGNTEKEQVRVRTYNNGLIYPDSIASERIMLMPPGVVALLVLFSRNHNSIAESLLSINEEGKYKYKPWGELSKEEQVWQDNDIFQIARNINVGFFATVVLKDYVAAILNTPRANSTWSLDLGKEIKSAGQRVERGTGNVVSTEFAVLYHWHAALSAADDQWMEAVLRKHVPELKGLDQMTTKLFYERVMGAEAEHLNSLEPRQWTFGGLERDATGRFNDVQLGELIKDCVNEPAHAFGAHGTPESLKVVDILGQMQARNQFNVCTMNEFRSYLNLKAYGSFEEWNPDKETARAAELLYGHIDNLELYPGLMAECTKPAMPGSGVCPGQTTGRGILDDAVALVRGDRYLSYDFNSNTLSNWGVSKLGDIPGGTYGGMLPHLLFTGLPNSFTGTSPYALLPFYTPKAVKEILQDNKAIEKYDLVRPPPDGTVVGIHTRTGIKAVLEDANSFRPLSLPSVERLSTGREFMFGFHGSQSNKSTTLQKIFFEDGFEENVSKFFQTTTARLIQQCSLKYSSAKRSIDVVRDITNVAPIMWLANRFAIPLKTPETPKGLVTLPRLFDMYLALFLYSSFNVRAGREWKLRENAEYAVSTLGEIHEAHLKTQQGVKEHIVDWLAKGSAYEVGPDADRIYKALLATKQPIPELAGDCLGIGATVAGIITQQASLLIDLFLQPKYAESKKRIVQLAHLNDAASNKELQGFIFEGMRHASVVPGLPLVAKKDVVVQDGERGPVNVRADQKVLVAASKAAMDPLAFPNPEKLDPHRPFESYTLLGHGPGARVVGPAIAGMLKEVFKLIDLNRAAGRLGRFSFLEYKVGGAEIKHYLDANSSESPMPTTLTLEYYDNGALTNGLANGTTNGTAMANGTKTY encoded by the exons ATGGCGCCTGGAATCAAGTCAATCATTGGACACATCAAGAGGAAACCATCCTCGGCTCCTGATCGAAAATCAGGCAATGAGGCAGCCTCAGCTCCAAAGGTCGAGAAGACCTCGGTCCTGCACGATTTGACCCACCTCAACATGAAAGATGCGAAGACATTGGCATCAGCACTTCCTGCTCTGGCATCTGGTGATCCTCTGGACGACAAAGATCTGATGCTAGAGAATGGCGTTGCCATGCTGCAATCCCTCCCCGCGAACAGTGGTTTGTCTGCTGCTACCTCAGACGCCTTCATCAAAATGTTGTACCACGACCTACCGCATCCCTCTACAACAATGGCAGGACCAACGTCAAAGTACAGAAGACATGATGGCGGCAACAACAATCCATGGAATCCAGAGATGGGAAAGGCGGGCACTCCATACGCAAGGAACGTGCCTCCCAACAAACCAAAAGGACCCAATCTCCCAGATCCCGAACTCGTGTTTGAGCAGCTTATGAAGCGCAAGGGACCTTTCCGAGAGCATCCATCCGGTCTGAATCGCTTGTTCTTCTCCTTCGCAACAATCGTCATTCACGAGTGCTTTCAGACTAAGAGAAAAGAGCCATGGATCAACGAAACTTCAAGTTACGTGGACCTGAGTACTCTCTATGGTAACACGGAGAAAGAGCAGGTACGTGTACGTACCTACAACAACGGCTTGATATATCCGGATTCGATCGCATCTGAGCGTATCATGCTTATGCCGCCGGGTGTGGTGGCTTTACTGGTACTGTTCTCGAGAAACCACAACAGCATTGCCGAGTCCTTGCTGTCCATCAACGAGGAAGGCAAGTACAAGTACAAGCCTTGGGGAGAGCTCAGTAAGGAGGAACAGGTATG GCAAGACAACGACATCTTCCAAATAGCAAGAAACATCAATGTCGGCTTCTTCGCCACAGTCGTCCTCAAAGATTACGTCGCCGCCATCCTCAACACTCCACGAGCGAACTCCACTTGGTCACTCGACCTTGGCAAGGAAATCAAGAGTGCCGGACAACGAGTGGAGAGAGGCACCGGAAACGTCGTCTCCACCGAATTCGCCGTACTCTACCACTGGCATGCAGCTCTCAGCGCCGCAGATGACCAATGGATGGAGGCAGTGTTGCGCAAGCACGTACCTGAGCTCAAGGGCCTGGACCAGATGACGACCAAGCTGTTCTACGAAAGAGTCATGGGAGCAGAGGCAGAGCACTTGAACTCTCTCGAGCCACGGCAATGGACATTCGGCGGCCTGGAGCGTGACGCAACTGGACGATTCAACGATGTTCAACTTGGTGAGTTGATCAAAGACTGCGTCAACGAGCCAGCGCACGCTTTCGGAGCCCACGGAACACCAGAGTCCTTGAAAGTGGTAGATATTCTTGGTCAAATGCAGGCAAGGAACCAGTTCAACGTCTGCACGATGAACGA ATTCCGCAGTTACCTCAATCTCAAGGCATATGGTAGCTTCGAGGAGTGGAACCCAGACAAGGAAACCGCGCGTGCGGCAGAATTACTTTACGGCCACATCGACAACCTTGAGCTGTACCCTGGACTGATGGCCGAATGCACAAAGCCCGCGATGCCAGGTAGCGGTGTTTGCCCCGGCCAAACAACCGGTCGTGGTATCCTCGACGACGCAGTGGCCCTGGTACGTGGAGACCGCTACCTCTCCTACGACTTCAACAGCAACACCTTGTCGAACTGGGGTGTCAGCAAGCTTGGGGACATCCCAGGTGGAACTTACGGAGGAATGCTGCCACATCTCTTGTTCACCGGTCTTCCCAACTCTTTCACTGGAACGTCTCCGTACGCTCTGCTGCCTTTCTACACCCCAAAGGCTGTGAAGGAAATCTTGCAGGACAACAAAGCGATTGAGAAGTACGACTTGGTCCGACCGCCTCCAGATGGCACTGTCGTCGGTATTCACACTCGAACTGGTATCAAAGCCGTTCTAGAAGATGCCAACAGCTTCCGACCATTGTCCCTGCCATCCGTCGAACGACTGAGTACAGGACGTGAGTTCATGTTCGGCTTCCACGGATCTCAGAGCAACAAATCAACCACACTGCAGAAAATCTTCTTCGAAGATGGATTCGAGGAGAATGTCAGCAAGTTCTTCCAAACTACGACAGCACGCTTAATCCAGCAATGCTCACTCAAGTACTCTAGCGCTAAGCGCTCGATCGATGTCGTGCGAGACATCACCAACGTGGCGCCGATCATGTGGCTCGCAAATCGGTTTGCGATACCACTGAAGACCCCGGAGACTCCGAAGGGACTGGTCACGCTGCCTCGTTTATTCGACATGTACCTCGCCCTCTTCCTCTACTCCAGCTTCAACGTCCGAGCGGGCCGTGAGTGGAAGCTCAGAGAGAACGCCGAGTACGCCGTGTCCACACTGGGCGAGATCCACGAAGCTCACCTCAAGACTCAGCAAGGCGTCAAGGAGCACATCGTGGACTGGCTAGCTAAGGGCTCCGCGTACGAAGTCGGCCCAGATGCCGACCGCATCTACAAAGCTCTCCTGGCCACCAAGCAACCCATCCCCGAGCTTGCTGGCGACTGCTTAGGTATCGGCGCTACAGTGGCTGGCATCATCACCCAGCAAGCTTCGCTTCTCATCGACCTCTTCCTGCAGCCCAAGTACGCCGAGTCCAAGAAGCGAATCGTCCAGCTCGCGCACCTCAACGATGCAGCCTCGAACAAGGAGCTGCAAGGTTTCATCTTCGAGGGCATGCGCCACGCAAGCGTCGTTCCCGGCCTCCCCCTCGTAGCCAAGAAGGACGTCGTCGTCCAGGATGGCGAGCGCGGTCCCGTCAACGTGCGTGCGGACCAGAAGGTCCTCGTCGCAGCTTCGAAGGCTGCCATGGATCCTCTGGCGTTCCCTAACCCGGAGAAGCTGGACCCTCACCGGCCGTTTGAGTCGTATACGCTCCTGGGCCATGGACCGGGTGCGCGGGTTGTTGGACCGGCTATTGCTGGGATGCTTAAGGAGGTCTTTAAGCTGATCGATCTGAACCGCGCTGCTGGGCGGCTGGGACGGTTCAGCTTTTTGGAGTATAAGGTTGGAGGCGCGGAGATTAAGCATTATCTTGATGCCAACTCGTCGGAGTCGCCGATGCCGACGACGTTGACGCTTGAGTACTACGACAACGGTGCTTTGACCAATGGATTGGCGAACGGGACGACTAATGGTACGGCGATGGCAAATGGTACGAAGACGTACTAG